The following are from one region of the Fusarium verticillioides 7600 chromosome 1, whole genome shotgun sequence genome:
- a CDS encoding translation initiation factor 3 subunit J: MPPKKWDDEESDDSSSSGSPVVGTGAASRRKFDDEEDDGDVLDSWDADDDSEAEREKERKAAEAKQKAAAAAAAAKKPKGQRIAEHQAERAQQRAGAANVEEYEETEAEKRERLRRTEQEADLAHAADMFGDIGISAGRAKSRPATVVVDSNDPTKTIDISKLPLFQPKTKAQFETLRTTLTPIISANSKNAHYSLFLQDFTKALAKDMPSEQIKKLASTMTALGNEKMREEKAADKGGKKTKAAKTKTSLVTGRANTADTTTYDDADDFGDDDFM, translated from the exons ATGCCTCCTAAGAAGTGGG acgacgaagagaGCGACGACAGCAGTTCCTCCGGCTCCCCGGTTGTTGGTACTGGTGCCGCTTCTCGACGCAAGtttgacgacgaagaggacgatggtGAT gtTCTAGATTCATGGGACGCCGATGACGACTCCGAGGCCGAGCGTGAGAAGGAGCGcaaggctgccgaggccaagcagaaggctgctgccgccgctgcCGCCGCAAAGAAACCTAAAGGTCAGCGAATTGCTGAACACCAGGCCGAGCGTGCACAACAGAGAGCCGGTGCCGCCAATGTTGAGGAATatgaagagacagaggccGAGAAGCGCGAGCGACTCCGACGCACCGAACAGGAAGCCGATCTCGCACACGCCGCCGATATGTTTGGAGATATTGGTATCAGCGCCGGTCGTGCCAAGTCCCGTCCTGCTACTGTCGTCGTCGATTCCAACGACCcaaccaagaccatcgacaTTTCCAAACTGCCCCTCTTCCAGCCCAAGACTAAGGCTCAGTTCGAGACTCTCCGCACCACTCTTACTCCTATCATCTCAGCCAACTCGAAGAATGCCCACTACAGCCTGTTTCTTCAGGATTTCACAAAGGCTCTTGCTAAGGATATGCCTAGcgaacagatcaagaagctggccagTACGATGACTGCCCTGGGCAACGAGAAGATGcgagaggagaaggctgctgataAAGGAggcaagaagacaaaggctgCCAAAACAAAGACGTCCCTGGTTACCGGTCGCGCTAACACCGCCGACACAACGACTTacgacgatgctgatgattTTGGAGA TGATGATTTTATGTGA
- a CDS encoding alternative oxidase, mitochondrial, which translates to MLSFQIQHSQASRQAAKAVALAFARTKSSSSSMARAPTALRAGCAASQQHRLFSSTPTHQLRDFFPVKETPHIQTTKPAWPHEGYTYDEMLAVEPAHRPPQTVGDYTAWKIVRFARYCMDKATGMDRDQKSDKTKPTTAIEAQKPLTEAQWLIRFIFLESVAGVPGMVGGMLRHLGSLRRMKRDNGWIETLLEESYNERMHLLTFMKMCEPGWFMKMMIIGAQGVFFNSLFVSYLISPKIVHRFVGYLEEEAVHTYTRCVKEIEDGNLPKWSDPKFQIPDIAIQYWKMPQEHRTMKDLILYIRADEATHRGVNHTLGNLNQTEDPNPFVSEYKDREPPKPALKPTGYDRVEVI; encoded by the exons ATGTTGTCTTTCCAAATTCAGCACAGCCAAGCCTCACGGCAAGCAGCGAAAGCTGTCGCACTTGCGTTTGCTCGAaccaaatcttcttcttcatctatGGCGAGAGCTCCTACAGCTCTTCGAGCCGGTTGTGCCGCTTCCCAGCAACATCggctcttctcctcgacacCCACACACCAACTTCGTGACTTCTTTCCGGTCAAAGAGACGCCACATATCCAGACGACCAAGCCAGCCTGGCCACACGAAGGCTACACATATGATGAAATGTTGGCGGTCGAGCCCGCTCATCGACCTCCCCAGACAGTCGGTGACTATACAGCCTGGAAAATTGTCCGCTTTGCTAGATATTGCATGGACAAGGCCACAGGCATGGACCGTGATCAGAAATCCGACAAGACCAAGCCGACTACAGCCATTGAGGCTCAGAAGCCACTCACCGAGGCTCAATGG TTGATTCGattcatcttcctcgagagCGTGGCGGGAGTTCCCGGCATGGTTGGGGGCATGTTGCGCCATCTCGGCAGCCTTCGACGCATGAAACGAGATAATGGCTGGATCGAAACACTCCTTGAAGAGAGCTACAACGAACGAATGCATCTTTTGACGTTTATGAAGATGTGTGAGCCTGGTTGGTtcatgaagatgatgatcatcgGTGCTCAgggcgtcttcttcaacagcctgTTTGTGTCCTATCTGATCTCGCCCAAGATTGTCCACAGGTTTGTCGGttaccttgaagaagaggctgttcaCACCTACACTCGTTgtgtcaaggagattgaagatggcaacTTACCCAAGTGGAGTGACCCCAAGTTCCAGATACCTGACATTGCTATCCAG TACTGGAAGATGCCACAAGAGCACCGTACGATGAAGGACTTGATCCTCTATATCAGGGCTGATGAGGCAACTCACCGAGGGGTCAACCACACACTTGGTAACCTCAACCAAACCGAGGATCCAAACCCATTCGTCAGCGAATACAAAGATCGCGAGCCGCCCAAGCCTGCACTAAAGCCAACCGGCTACGACCGCGTCGAAGTCATCTAG